Proteins from one Deltaproteobacteria bacterium genomic window:
- a CDS encoding histidine phosphatase family protein, translating into MAILLVRHGETPSNAARVVQVPDAPLSERGRAQAALLAARLSKLDVAQIVASDYARALDTAEQVRAATNAPLEIWPELRERNFGELRGRSYAEIGVDIFAPDFAPPGGETWPEFHARVARAFEKLRDRAASLEGDLAVISHGLVCRSVVERLVVRPEGVAVPEVWENTSLTVIGARPPHEIALLNCSAHLAGLAPPPGAPSGAV; encoded by the coding sequence ATGGCGATCCTGCTGGTTCGACACGGAGAGACGCCCTCGAACGCCGCGCGCGTGGTGCAGGTTCCGGATGCGCCGCTCTCGGAGCGCGGGCGAGCGCAGGCCGCGCTACTGGCCGCCCGGCTTTCGAAGCTCGACGTCGCGCAGATCGTGGCGAGCGACTACGCGCGCGCGCTCGACACCGCGGAGCAGGTTCGGGCCGCCACGAACGCGCCGCTCGAGATCTGGCCGGAGCTGCGCGAGCGGAACTTCGGCGAGCTTCGCGGTCGGTCCTACGCGGAGATCGGCGTAGACATCTTCGCGCCGGACTTCGCTCCACCCGGGGGCGAGACCTGGCCGGAGTTCCACGCGCGGGTCGCGCGCGCCTTCGAGAAGCTCCGCGATCGCGCGGCGAGCCTGGAAGGCGACCTCGCGGTGATCAGCCACGGCCTGGTCTGCCGCTCCGTGGTCGAACGGCTGGTCGTGCGGCCGGAAGGCGTGGCCGTCCCCGAGGTCTGGGAGAACACCTCGCTCACCGTGATCGGCGCGCGCCCGCCGCACGAGATCGCGCTGCTGAACTGCAGCGCGCATCTGGCCGGGCTGGCGCCGCCGCCGGGCGCCCCGTCCGGCGCCGTCTGA
- a CDS encoding thymidylate synthase — translation MQAYLELLRHVRSHGLRKQDRTGTGTLSVFGWQSRYDLRRGFPAVTTKRLHLRSIFHELLWFLRGDTNVRYLHENGVSIWDEWADRDGELGPIYGAQWRAWRTADGRVIDQLANVEEQIRRDPDSRRLIVSAWNVGELERMALPPCHLLFQFYVADGRLSCQLYQRSADIFLGVPFNVASYALLTQMMAQVTGLEPGEFVHTLGDAHLYLNHLEQADLQLSRVPYELPRLELRPDVKSIADFSYPDIRLVDYRAHPAIAAPIAV, via the coding sequence ATGCAGGCCTACCTCGAGCTGCTCCGCCACGTCCGCAGCCACGGCTTGCGCAAGCAGGACCGCACCGGCACGGGGACGCTCAGCGTCTTCGGCTGGCAGTCCCGCTACGACCTGCGCCGGGGCTTCCCCGCCGTCACCACGAAGCGGCTGCACCTGCGCTCGATCTTCCACGAGCTGCTCTGGTTCCTGCGCGGCGACACGAACGTGCGTTACCTGCACGAGAATGGCGTCTCGATCTGGGACGAGTGGGCCGACCGCGACGGAGAGCTCGGCCCGATCTACGGCGCGCAGTGGCGCGCCTGGCGCACCGCCGACGGCCGCGTGATCGACCAGCTCGCGAACGTCGAGGAGCAGATCCGACGCGATCCGGATTCGCGGCGCCTGATCGTCTCGGCCTGGAACGTGGGCGAGCTGGAGCGGATGGCGCTGCCGCCCTGCCACCTGCTGTTCCAGTTCTACGTCGCCGACGGCCGGCTCTCCTGCCAGCTCTACCAGCGCAGCGCCGACATCTTCCTCGGCGTCCCGTTCAACGTCGCGTCGTACGCGTTGCTGACGCAGATGATGGCGCAGGTGACGGGGCTCGAGCCCGGGGAGTTCGTGCACACGCTCGGCGACGCCCACCTGTACCTGAACCATCTCGAGCAGGCGGATCTGCAGCTCTCGCGCGTTCCCTACGAGCTGCCGCGGCTGGAGCTGCGGCCGGACGTGAAGTCGATCGCCGACTTCAGCTACCCCGACATCCGACTGGTCGACTATCGTGCGCACCCGGCGATCGCCGCGCCGATCGCGGTCTAG
- a CDS encoding dihydrofolate reductase yields the protein MLSLIVAVAENRVIGTRGGLPWRLPDELAHFKRTTLGKPVLMGRRTWESLGRPLPGRANVVLSRDPGFTARGALIARDLDEAIGMHAAAPEQFVIGGAALYAEALPRAERIYLTRVHARPAGDVFFPELESGEWGESLLSEHPADSRHAHGFSIHLLMRRGRVQRSA from the coding sequence GTGCTCTCGCTGATCGTCGCCGTCGCCGAGAACCGGGTGATCGGAACGCGCGGCGGGCTGCCGTGGCGGCTCCCCGACGAGCTCGCGCATTTCAAGCGGACGACGCTCGGTAAGCCGGTGCTGATGGGCCGGCGCACCTGGGAATCCCTCGGCCGGCCGCTGCCGGGCCGCGCGAACGTGGTGCTGTCCCGCGACCCCGGGTTCACGGCGCGCGGCGCGCTGATCGCGCGCGACCTCGACGAGGCGATCGGAATGCACGCGGCCGCGCCCGAGCAGTTCGTGATCGGCGGCGCCGCGCTCTACGCCGAGGCCCTGCCGCGCGCCGAGCGGATCTACCTGACGCGCGTGCACGCGCGGCCCGCGGGCGACGTGTTCTTTCCCGAGCTCGAGAGCGGCGAGTGGGGCGAGTCGCTGCTCTCGGAGCACCCCGCCGATTCGCGCCACGCGCACGGCTTCTCGATCCATCTGCTGATGCGTCGCGGCCGGGTTCAGAGAAGCGCGTAG
- a CDS encoding TIGR03560 family F420-dependent LLM class oxidoreductase, with translation MQLGAHLGQQNLPIAEIRALWRRFDSAGLDWISIWDHFYEAPPAGGTQPHFEAVSLLGALAVETTRARIGCLVFYPGYRNPASLAKAATTLDHLSGGRFVLGLGGGWHEWEARAYGYEFPPIATRLSMLEEACQIVRGLLTRQRTTFSGKHFRVEDASCLPAPVQARLPIWIGGVGEKRTLRIASRHADGWNAAYVSPSEFARLSGVLDDWCAKAGRDPAEIARTVNLSFHLSVDEKTAAHEAARLRSTWGAAAERMLSGALIGTPERAIETLEAYADAGAQGINIALRAPWDREALDAYLERVVPALRRRTTG, from the coding sequence GTGCAGCTCGGCGCGCACCTCGGTCAGCAGAATCTCCCGATCGCCGAGATCCGCGCGCTCTGGCGCCGTTTCGATTCGGCGGGCCTGGACTGGATCTCGATCTGGGACCACTTCTACGAGGCCCCGCCCGCGGGCGGCACGCAGCCGCACTTCGAGGCCGTCTCGCTTCTCGGCGCGCTCGCGGTCGAGACCACGCGCGCGAGGATCGGCTGCCTGGTCTTCTACCCGGGCTACCGGAACCCGGCGTCGCTCGCGAAAGCCGCGACGACGCTCGACCACCTCTCGGGCGGCCGCTTCGTGCTCGGGCTCGGCGGCGGCTGGCACGAGTGGGAGGCGCGCGCCTACGGCTACGAATTCCCGCCGATCGCGACGCGGCTCTCGATGCTCGAGGAGGCGTGCCAGATCGTGCGCGGCCTGCTCACGCGACAGCGCACGACCTTCAGCGGTAAACACTTCCGTGTCGAAGATGCGTCCTGTCTGCCGGCGCCCGTACAGGCGCGGCTGCCGATCTGGATCGGCGGCGTCGGCGAGAAGCGCACCCTTCGGATCGCCTCACGCCACGCCGACGGCTGGAACGCCGCGTACGTCTCACCGTCCGAGTTCGCGCGGCTCTCGGGCGTGCTCGACGACTGGTGCGCGAAGGCGGGACGCGACCCGGCGGAGATCGCGCGGACGGTGAACCTCTCGTTCCACCTCTCGGTCGACGAGAAGACCGCCGCGCACGAGGCAGCGCGCCTGCGCTCGACCTGGGGCGCGGCCGCCGAGCGCATGCTCTCGGGCGCGCTGATCGGAACGCCCGAACGCGCGATCGAGACGCTCGAGGCCTACGCCGACGCGGGAGCGCAGGGCATCAACATCGCGCTTCGCGCGCCCTGGGACCGCGAAGCGCTCGACGCGTACCTCGAACGGGTCGTGCCCGCGCTTCGCCGGCGGACGACGGGATGA
- a CDS encoding M20 family metallopeptidase, with protein sequence MLERLKAQVRDAIDALALELLSVSREIHAYPELAFEEHRASRLLADTARKAGLDAELGAFGLETAILAEIGAASPTVALLSEYDALPGIGHACGHNIIATSALGAALGLASLGARLPGRVRWLGTPAEERGGGKEIMARNGAFEGVDAALMVHPSGVNLATMPCIAIAELEVRYRGVASHASAMPERGVNALDALVIAYQAIAALRQHIRPTERLHGIITDGGQAPNIVPERAAGLFYVRAANAPELAELKPRVEGCFRAGAEATGASLELVWGDVDYLDLNTSWPLARSYQANAESLGLRFFPYEKLPPGVQGSTDMGNVSHRVPSIHPMIAVSPPHVAIHNAEFARFAGSESGDRAVLDGAKALAMTALDFFCDAELRAEVEAAFAASRSGLR encoded by the coding sequence ATGCTGGAACGCCTGAAGGCCCAGGTTCGCGACGCGATCGACGCGCTGGCGCTCGAGCTGCTCTCGGTCTCGCGCGAGATCCACGCGTACCCCGAGCTCGCGTTCGAGGAGCACAGAGCGTCGCGCCTGCTCGCCGACACGGCGCGAAAGGCCGGACTCGACGCGGAGCTCGGCGCGTTCGGGCTCGAGACCGCGATCCTGGCCGAGATCGGGGCCGCCTCGCCGACCGTCGCGCTGCTCTCGGAGTACGACGCGCTGCCGGGAATCGGTCACGCCTGCGGGCACAACATCATCGCGACAAGCGCGCTCGGCGCGGCGCTCGGTCTCGCGTCGCTCGGCGCGCGGCTCCCGGGTCGGGTGCGCTGGCTCGGAACGCCGGCCGAGGAGCGCGGCGGCGGCAAGGAGATCATGGCGCGAAACGGCGCCTTCGAGGGCGTCGACGCCGCGCTGATGGTGCATCCGTCGGGCGTGAACCTGGCGACCATGCCGTGCATCGCGATCGCCGAGCTCGAGGTCCGCTATCGCGGTGTGGCCTCGCACGCCTCGGCCATGCCGGAGCGGGGCGTGAACGCGCTCGACGCGCTGGTGATCGCGTATCAGGCGATCGCGGCGCTGCGCCAGCACATCCGTCCGACCGAGCGCCTGCACGGGATCATCACCGACGGCGGCCAGGCGCCCAACATCGTGCCGGAGCGCGCCGCCGGTCTGTTCTACGTGCGCGCTGCCAACGCTCCCGAGCTCGCCGAGCTGAAGCCCCGCGTCGAGGGCTGCTTCCGCGCCGGGGCCGAGGCGACCGGCGCCTCGCTCGAGCTGGTCTGGGGCGACGTCGACTACCTGGATCTCAACACCTCGTGGCCGCTCGCGCGCAGCTACCAGGCGAATGCGGAGTCGCTGGGCCTGCGCTTCTTCCCCTACGAGAAGCTGCCGCCCGGCGTGCAGGGCAGCACCGACATGGGCAACGTCAGCCACCGCGTGCCGTCGATCCACCCGATGATCGCCGTCTCGCCGCCGCACGTGGCGATCCACAACGCGGAGTTCGCGCGCTTCGCTGGCTCCGAATCGGGCGATCGCGCGGTGCTCGACGGCGCGAAGGCGCTGGCGATGACCGCGCTCGACTTCTTCTGCGACGCCGAGCTCCGCGCCGAAGTCGAGGCTGCGTTCGCGGCGAGCCGATCAGGGCTTCGCTAA
- a CDS encoding MarR family transcriptional regulator yields the protein MARKHKKEDPLHAALEALKRVSEAFARRRAQLARGAGLTEAQWRVLEQIAAEDFMPSLFARRQEQTPAAISKLIRQLLERGLVEVSIATGDARQRRYALSAAGRQAMEIVRKDRQRAIDRIWSGLDPRDLATFSAFAADLAERMERYEKSETRRKSENSRPEKTHRGGAGVRK from the coding sequence ATGGCCCGGAAGCACAAGAAAGAAGATCCGCTTCATGCCGCGCTCGAGGCGCTGAAACGCGTGTCGGAGGCCTTCGCGCGCCGGCGTGCTCAGCTCGCGCGAGGCGCGGGACTCACCGAGGCCCAGTGGCGAGTGCTCGAGCAGATCGCGGCCGAGGACTTCATGCCGTCGCTCTTCGCGCGCCGACAGGAACAGACGCCGGCCGCGATCTCGAAGCTGATCCGGCAGCTCCTCGAACGGGGGCTGGTCGAGGTCTCGATCGCGACGGGCGACGCGCGCCAGCGCCGCTACGCGCTGAGCGCCGCGGGCCGCCAGGCGATGGAGATCGTGCGCAAGGATCGGCAGCGCGCGATCGATCGCATCTGGTCCGGGCTCGATCCGCGCGATCTGGCCACCTTCTCGGCCTTTGCCGCAGATCTGGCCGAGCGGATGGAGCGCTACGAGAAGTCCGAAACGAGAAGAAAAAGCGAAAATTCGCGGCCAGAAAAAACCCACCGAGGCGGGGCAGGTGTTCGAAAGTGA
- a CDS encoding Crp/Fnr family transcriptional regulator produces MALSTAIDGRALIERIPVFAGLGRRDFDLLYAITGTRRLRSREVLFRKGDEGATLYGVLRGRLRVFSGADSKEVIFRFLEPGEVFGEIALLDSQPRSATIAALEPVELLTLHRRDLLPFLEQHPKVAIQLATALAQRVRTLSDAMEDAMLLSISGRLAKKLLSLAQDHGKPVAGGTRIDLRLPQHALGELVGATRESVNKHMRIWTRAGVLRAERGIITLIDQEALASAAGYALL; encoded by the coding sequence ATGGCGCTCTCCACCGCGATCGACGGGCGTGCCCTGATCGAACGCATTCCGGTGTTCGCGGGGCTCGGCCGGCGGGATTTCGACCTGCTCTACGCCATCACCGGAACGCGCCGATTGCGCTCGCGCGAAGTGCTGTTTCGCAAGGGAGACGAGGGCGCGACGCTGTACGGCGTTCTGCGCGGGCGGCTGCGCGTTTTTTCGGGCGCGGATTCCAAGGAGGTCATCTTCAGGTTCCTGGAGCCGGGAGAGGTTTTCGGCGAGATCGCCCTGCTCGACTCGCAGCCCCGCTCCGCGACGATCGCGGCACTCGAGCCGGTGGAGCTTCTGACCCTGCACCGTCGCGACCTGCTGCCGTTTCTGGAGCAGCACCCGAAGGTGGCGATCCAGCTCGCGACCGCGCTCGCGCAGCGCGTGCGCACGCTCTCGGACGCGATGGAGGACGCGATGCTGCTCTCGATCTCGGGGCGGCTCGCGAAGAAGCTGCTCTCGCTCGCGCAGGATCACGGCAAGCCCGTGGCCGGAGGCACGCGCATCGATCTTCGGCTCCCCCAGCACGCGCTCGGCGAGCTCGTCGGCGCGACGCGCGAGAGCGTGAACAAGCACATGCGCATCTGGACCCGGGCCGGGGTGCTGCGCGCGGAGCGCGGGATCATCACCCTGATCGACCAGGAGGCGCTCGCCTCCGCCGCCGGCTACGCGCTTCTCTGA
- a CDS encoding methyltransferase domain-containing protein — translation MSLDLGESIRQQFGAAAANYAASGVHSGGPNLDAMPERAALRGDVRVLDVGCGAGHTAIAFAPHVARVVALDMTREMLDEADRLAAARGLANVSFRLGFAEELPFADGAFDLVTSRFCAHHYADPARATREAARVLRAGGRYLLVDSVALEDPVQDSYLNALELLRDPSHVRDASVSQWLSSFAAAGLAAEKVAQWRLRLEFEPWLARIGTPRTPAEGIRSLLDAAPREVREALELSDATGYDFTMPVALIEGVRR, via the coding sequence ATGAGCCTGGATCTCGGCGAGTCTATCAGGCAGCAGTTCGGCGCGGCGGCCGCGAACTACGCCGCGAGCGGCGTGCACTCCGGCGGGCCGAACCTGGACGCGATGCCCGAGCGCGCGGCCCTGCGCGGCGACGTGCGCGTACTCGACGTCGGCTGCGGCGCGGGCCACACGGCGATCGCCTTCGCGCCCCACGTCGCTCGAGTGGTCGCGCTCGACATGACGCGCGAGATGCTCGACGAGGCGGATCGGCTCGCCGCAGCGCGCGGGCTCGCGAACGTCTCGTTCCGACTCGGCTTCGCCGAGGAGCTGCCCTTCGCGGACGGCGCCTTCGACCTCGTCACGTCGCGGTTCTGCGCGCACCACTACGCGGATCCCGCGCGCGCGACCCGCGAGGCTGCGCGCGTCCTGCGAGCGGGCGGACGCTACCTGCTCGTGGACTCCGTCGCGCTCGAGGACCCGGTGCAGGACAGCTACTTGAACGCGCTCGAGCTGCTTCGCGATCCGTCGCACGTGCGCGACGCGTCCGTCTCGCAGTGGCTTTCGAGCTTCGCCGCGGCCGGTCTCGCCGCCGAGAAGGTCGCGCAGTGGAGGCTTCGGCTCGAGTTCGAGCCCTGGCTCGCGCGGATCGGCACGCCGCGTACGCCCGCCGAGGGAATCCGCTCGCTCCTGGACGCCGCGCCGCGCGAGGTGCGCGAGGCGCTCGAGCTCTCGGATGCGACCGGGTACGACTTCACGATGCCGGTCGCGCTGATCGAAGGAGTGCGCCGCTGA